The following are from one region of the Paenibacillus sabinae T27 genome:
- a CDS encoding helix-turn-helix domain-containing protein has product MGYKPGRCLLKQKLREIKRNQQWLSEATGISESAISDYANNRKVMMLATAATIAKAIGCYIDDLYDFVKQ; this is encoded by the coding sequence ATGGGCTACAAACCTGGTCGATGCCTACTGAAACAAAAACTTAGAGAAATCAAGAGAAACCAGCAATGGTTAAGCGAGGCTACAGGGATTAGCGAGTCTGCAATTTCCGATTATGCGAACAACCGGAAAGTAATGATGCTTGCTACGGCAGCAACGATCGCAAAGGCCATTGGTTGCTATATCGACGATCTCTATGATTTTGTTAAGCAGTAG
- a CDS encoding TIGR01777 family oxidoreductase encodes MKAIICGGTGFIGTALTHYWLQAGHEVIVVARKVPNQALVHPMLLYRTWEELTIDPVPAEGAHVLVNLAGATLNQRWNEHGKSLIRQSRIETVAAASKLLGALKSKPQVVIQASAVAIYGTSLKDSFDESSPPRVMDFPSEVVKTWEDSADLAYHGFRLVKLRTGVVLGNEGGAFPKMKLPYMLGFGGKIGSGQQWLSWIHLADMVALIDYCAASPDISGPVNATAPKPVTNDQFGSAIGEAYHRPHWFPLPALLLKAALGELSEILLEGQRVLPAKLLEHGFVFAYPELPKALRQLRA; translated from the coding sequence ATGAAAGCGATTATTTGCGGGGGCACCGGTTTTATCGGTACCGCCCTGACTCACTACTGGCTGCAGGCAGGGCACGAAGTTATTGTTGTGGCCCGTAAAGTGCCGAACCAAGCGTTAGTTCACCCCATGCTGCTGTACAGAACCTGGGAGGAGCTTACTATTGATCCCGTGCCTGCGGAGGGAGCCCATGTCCTCGTTAATCTTGCCGGCGCCACCCTGAATCAGCGCTGGAATGAACACGGCAAATCGCTCATCCGGCAGTCCCGTATCGAAACCGTTGCCGCGGCGTCCAAACTGCTCGGCGCTCTGAAATCCAAACCGCAGGTGGTCATTCAGGCATCCGCCGTTGCAATTTACGGCACATCGCTTAAAGACTCTTTCGATGAATCCTCTCCGCCGAGAGTAATGGATTTCCCTTCAGAGGTCGTGAAGACCTGGGAAGATTCCGCTGATCTTGCCTACCATGGTTTTCGGCTAGTCAAGCTGCGGACCGGCGTTGTGCTCGGCAATGAAGGCGGCGCCTTCCCGAAAATGAAGCTTCCCTACATGCTCGGCTTCGGGGGGAAAATCGGCAGCGGCCAGCAGTGGCTGTCCTGGATTCATCTTGCCGACATGGTCGCTTTGATTGATTACTGCGCCGCCAGCCCTGATATTTCGGGTCCCGTTAACGCCACCGCTCCTAAGCCTGTGACCAACGACCAATTCGGTTCCGCCATCGGAGAAGCGTACCATCGTCCCCACTGGTTCCCGCTGCCTGCCTTGCTGCTGAAAGCCGCTCTCGGTGAGCTGTCGGAGATTTTGCTGGAGGGCCAGCGCGTTCTTCCCGCCAAGCTGCTGGAGCATGGCTTTGTGTTCGCTTATCCCGAACTTCCGAAAGCGCTGCGGCAGCTGAGAGCATGA
- a CDS encoding helix-turn-helix transcriptional regulator produces the protein MNESEVNILTDKELKPLPKLTQARLEKGMTQEQLAKKAKITRSVLSNIERGYSLPSLPVAYRIAKALDKPIEYLFFNRNVQKVNKSA, from the coding sequence ATGAACGAAAGTGAGGTGAACATATTGACTGATAAAGAACTTAAGCCACTTCCTAAATTGACGCAAGCTCGCTTGGAAAAAGGGATGACGCAGGAACAACTTGCAAAGAAGGCTAAAATCACACGTTCTGTACTATCGAACATCGAAAGAGGTTACTCGCTTCCTTCTCTGCCTGTAGCGTATCGTATAGCTAAAGCTTTAGACAAGCCGATCGAGTATCTTTTTTTTAACCGAAATGTTCAAAAAGTGAACAAATCAGCATAG
- a CDS encoding stalk domain-containing protein, with the protein MKKIIISVILVLLLIPASASAKSTSLSLVINGNYIASATSPIIINNTTYIPMRALFENIDFTVVYYPEYKSALASYNKGPFEIAFTINSNNVDVSSTFLESTTKKIKISGKPIFLKGTVYVPMRAFSELLGANVSYDKYRYAVYFNSSVEKIRSKVYPLVGLPLEEGAATNNIDIVNNDTKKVLSAKEIAQLMDRVGYVISYDNQGNPISSGSGFTLAGGIFITNHHVVENSSGILVKLDGTVYDSNGWYKFDNPTTDIFGVFLSTSYNENGGITGISPSKYLNYDVNLPEVGDKVYAIGSPQGLENSLSEGIISGIRTIDGITTIQHTADIDHGSSGGALLDEYGNVIGVTNAGISGGNLEFAIPIKYVIDELNKLSN; encoded by the coding sequence GTGAAAAAAATAATTATTAGTGTCATCTTAGTATTATTACTCATTCCTGCTTCCGCTTCTGCAAAGTCCACTTCTCTATCGCTAGTTATAAATGGTAACTATATAGCTAGTGCAACTTCTCCTATAATCATAAATAACACAACATATATACCAATGAGAGCGCTATTCGAGAACATAGATTTCACTGTTGTCTATTACCCGGAATACAAATCAGCTCTAGCATCTTATAATAAAGGCCCTTTTGAGATAGCTTTCACAATTAATTCAAATAATGTCGATGTTAGTTCAACGTTCTTAGAGTCAACAACAAAAAAAATAAAAATTTCAGGAAAGCCAATTTTTTTAAAAGGAACTGTCTATGTTCCGATGAGAGCATTCAGTGAACTTCTTGGCGCAAATGTTAGTTATGATAAATATAGATATGCAGTTTATTTTAATTCAAGCGTTGAAAAAATTCGGAGCAAAGTATATCCATTAGTAGGTTTGCCTTTAGAAGAAGGTGCTGCAACAAATAATATTGATATTGTAAATAATGATACAAAAAAAGTTTTATCGGCAAAAGAGATTGCACAACTAATGGATCGTGTAGGATATGTTATATCATATGATAATCAAGGTAATCCTATATCATCTGGTTCTGGATTTACTCTTGCAGGAGGTATTTTTATAACAAACCATCACGTTGTAGAAAATAGTTCTGGAATATTAGTTAAATTAGATGGTACAGTATATGATTCTAATGGATGGTATAAATTTGATAATCCAACAACTGATATATTTGGAGTATTTCTTTCTACTTCATACAATGAAAATGGTGGTATTACCGGAATTTCACCTTCTAAATATCTAAATTATGATGTTAATTTACCTGAAGTTGGTGATAAGGTTTATGCAATAGGTAGCCCTCAAGGATTGGAAAACTCACTATCTGAAGGTATTATATCTGGAATTAGGACAATTGATGGGATTACAACTATACAGCATACTGCTGATATAGATCACGGTTCTTCTGGTGGGGCGTTACTTGATGAATATGGAAATGTTATAGGAGTTACTAATGCTGGTATTAGCGGAGGTAATTTGGAATTTGCGATTCCTATAAAGTATGTAATAGATGAACTAAATAAATTATCAAATTAA
- a CDS encoding helix-turn-helix domain-containing protein encodes MVFLMSHEFKDRLKELRISKGFSQDKLSEELKIPASSIRRYETTGELPKRERLEIIADYFDVSIDYLVGRTNTKNKKYSENVRETIEAYNISNDEVIAKIKIADEIINLPDDKRKIIEDLLKTFKKDI; translated from the coding sequence ATGGTGTTTTTAATGAGTCACGAGTTCAAAGATCGGCTAAAAGAACTCAGAATATCAAAAGGTTTTTCCCAGGATAAATTATCTGAAGAATTAAAAATACCGGCTTCTTCAATAAGGAGGTATGAGACAACAGGAGAGCTTCCTAAAAGAGAACGACTAGAAATTATTGCAGACTATTTCGATGTTTCGATCGATTATCTTGTAGGTAGAACGAACACTAAAAATAAAAAATACTCAGAAAATGTTAGAGAAACAATTGAGGCATATAACATTAGTAATGATGAGGTAATTGCGAAAATAAAAATAGCAGATGAAATAATCAATTTGCCAGATGACAAGAGAAAGATTATCGAAGATTTATTGAAGACGTTTAAAAAAGACATCTAA
- the purU gene encoding formyltetrahydrofolate deformylase has protein sequence MELHVKREHFSSDEQHPNRARMLISCPDGPGIVAAVSRFLFDHGANIVQSDQYTMDPSGGMFFMRIEFDLPELERRMEQLQAEFGKIAGQFQMNWQIFNVSHKKKLAIFVSKEDHCLVELLWQWQAGDLDADIALVVSNHADMKEYVESFGIPYHHIPVTADTKAEAERRQLEVVGEDIDVIILARYMQIISPSFIEHYRNRIINIHHSFLPAFIGGNPYAQAYRRGVKIIGATAHYVTEELDGGPIIEQDVQRVSHGDDVGELKRIGRTIERVVLARAVKWHIEDRILVHQNKTVVFN, from the coding sequence ATGGAACTGCATGTAAAAAGAGAACATTTTTCTTCGGACGAGCAGCACCCGAACCGGGCGCGAATGCTCATCTCCTGTCCGGACGGCCCGGGAATTGTCGCTGCGGTGTCCCGTTTTTTATTCGATCACGGCGCCAATATCGTGCAATCGGATCAGTATACGATGGACCCGTCCGGCGGAATGTTCTTTATGAGAATTGAATTTGATCTTCCGGAGCTGGAACGGCGCATGGAGCAGCTTCAGGCGGAGTTCGGCAAAATCGCCGGACAGTTTCAAATGAACTGGCAAATATTCAATGTCAGTCATAAGAAGAAGCTGGCGATCTTCGTCTCCAAGGAGGATCATTGCCTTGTCGAGCTGCTCTGGCAGTGGCAGGCCGGGGATCTGGATGCCGATATTGCGCTGGTTGTGAGCAACCACGCCGATATGAAGGAGTATGTCGAGTCTTTCGGCATTCCGTATCATCACATTCCGGTAACGGCGGATACGAAGGCCGAGGCTGAGCGGCGCCAGCTGGAGGTAGTCGGAGAGGATATCGACGTCATTATTTTGGCGCGGTATATGCAGATTATCTCGCCGTCGTTTATAGAGCATTACAGAAACCGGATTATCAACATCCATCATTCCTTCCTTCCGGCCTTCATCGGCGGCAATCCTTATGCCCAGGCGTACCGGCGCGGGGTGAAGATTATCGGTGCTACGGCTCACTATGTAACCGAAGAGCTGGACGGCGGTCCGATCATCGAGCAGGATGTGCAGCGGGTCAGCCACGGGGATGACGTCGGCGAACTGAAGCGGATCGGCCGCACAATTGAGCGCGTCGTTCTTGCCAGGGCGGTCAAATGGCATATCGAGGACCGTATCCTTGTGCATCAGAATAAGACGGTTGTGTTCAACTAA
- a CDS encoding A24 family peptidase yields the protein MNEWAFWGCLPFLAVAFLTDTLTMKIPNWITAPAVLMGFLAQGLSGGWKGVLFAGAGAAAGFLPLLLMHVLGAVGAGDVKLFAGIGAWTGYFFTIQVIVYSLLFAAAIGWIIVLKRREGFRRLRSVARLLTGIFYMPKWTLFKSRDGDMLRFPFMLAVVPGAAAAFLGGWI from the coding sequence ATGAATGAATGGGCGTTTTGGGGATGTCTGCCCTTTTTGGCGGTAGCGTTCCTAACGGATACGCTGACGATGAAGATACCGAACTGGATCACGGCGCCGGCGGTGCTTATGGGCTTTCTGGCTCAGGGGCTTTCCGGCGGCTGGAAGGGCGTGCTGTTTGCGGGAGCCGGCGCTGCCGCAGGATTTTTACCGCTACTGCTCATGCATGTATTAGGAGCTGTCGGGGCGGGGGATGTCAAGCTTTTTGCGGGTATCGGGGCTTGGACGGGATATTTTTTCACAATACAGGTTATTGTGTACTCGCTGCTGTTTGCGGCCGCAATCGGCTGGATCATCGTGCTTAAGAGGCGGGAAGGCTTTCGGCGGCTGCGGAGTGTCGCAAGACTGCTGACGGGAATCTTTTATATGCCGAAATGGACGCTGTTCAAAAGCCGAGACGGCGATATGCTGCGATTTCCTTTTATGCTTGCTGTGGTTCCCGGAGCGGCAGCCGCCTTTTTGGGTGGCTGGATTTGA
- a CDS encoding TadE family protein, whose translation MKNNPIAMLNKIRNDEGSFTVEAAMVLPIIMCVTMLLLFFCLYSYQKSMLLQMASSASERAAYNWDNSHKAGDGSFPQGEYDSLYWRIGDDRLLGSLFGSGENGSAAAIELPDGGAEEGNLPAVKLEKSAMRMPDNIRGEMSYSYALTGRKVKTRLQRMLNLPVLDEILSDRARPEVAAQSLVAEPVEFIRTVELMRYYGAKFHGNTGNPEPEQAMKRQDASSMMSKLGKR comes from the coding sequence CTATGGTGCTGCCGATCATCATGTGCGTAACCATGCTGCTGCTGTTCTTCTGTTTGTACAGCTACCAGAAGTCGATGCTGCTCCAAATGGCCTCTTCCGCATCCGAACGTGCGGCCTATAACTGGGACAACAGCCACAAAGCCGGAGACGGATCGTTTCCGCAGGGGGAATATGATTCCCTCTATTGGAGAATTGGAGACGACCGTCTGCTGGGCAGCCTGTTCGGGAGCGGAGAGAACGGCTCAGCCGCAGCCATAGAGCTGCCGGACGGCGGAGCGGAAGAGGGCAATCTTCCGGCGGTCAAGCTGGAAAAGTCCGCGATGAGAATGCCGGACAACATCAGGGGAGAAATGAGCTACAGCTATGCCCTTACGGGAAGAAAAGTAAAAACCAGGCTTCAGCGGATGCTGAACCTGCCTGTTCTGGACGAGATTCTTTCGGATAGAGCCAGGCCCGAGGTGGCCGCGCAGTCTCTTGTTGCCGAGCCGGTTGAGTTTATCCGCACCGTGGAGTTGATGCGTTACTATGGAGCCAAATTTCACGGGAACACGGGAAATCCGGAACCGGAGCAGGCCATGAAGAGGCAGGATGCTTCCTCTATGATGTCCAAACTCGGCAAACGGTAA
- a CDS encoding deoxyribonuclease IV, producing the protein MLKIGSHVSCGSKGLLSAANEANEYGSSSFMIYTGAPQNTRRKPIEDMYPEEGKAAMRENGVEEIVVHAPYIINLGSYKDNTYQLAVDFLQQEIHRTHALGVKHIVLHPGAYTDKDAEYGIQRIADGLNEVLGGTHETEVHIALETMAGKGTEMGRSFEEIAAMIDKVVHNERLSICLDTCHIHDAGYDIVGDLDGVLEQFDKIVGLDRIGVVHINDSKNPSGARKDRHAPIGSGWIGFDTINRVVHHELLAGRPFILETPWIGKDAKTQRPMYEAEIALLRGNVQERFGGEFLAQVEELHAFFAKQELDPRKYVLDVWNVLKNDAKAKKADPREPLERLYDQVIAAGLFSDLSEEAVNHRLIAWLAGKELLVNA; encoded by the coding sequence ATGCTAAAAATTGGCTCCCATGTGTCGTGCGGGTCCAAGGGACTGCTCAGCGCGGCAAATGAGGCGAATGAATACGGTTCAAGCTCTTTTATGATATATACAGGCGCACCGCAAAATACCCGCAGAAAGCCGATTGAAGACATGTATCCCGAAGAAGGCAAAGCCGCGATGCGGGAAAACGGCGTAGAAGAGATTGTCGTTCACGCTCCTTACATCATTAACCTGGGATCATACAAAGATAACACCTACCAGCTTGCCGTCGATTTTCTCCAGCAGGAGATCCACCGCACCCACGCGCTCGGGGTTAAGCATATTGTGCTTCATCCGGGCGCATATACGGACAAGGATGCGGAATACGGCATCCAGCGGATTGCCGACGGTCTGAATGAGGTGCTGGGGGGCACGCATGAGACGGAGGTCCATATTGCCCTTGAAACCATGGCCGGCAAAGGAACGGAGATGGGCCGGAGCTTTGAGGAAATCGCTGCCATGATCGATAAGGTCGTGCACAACGAGCGGCTGTCGATCTGCCTGGATACATGCCACATCCACGATGCCGGTTACGATATTGTAGGCGATCTGGACGGCGTGCTTGAGCAGTTTGACAAAATTGTCGGGCTGGATCGGATCGGGGTCGTGCATATCAACGACAGCAAAAATCCGAGCGGTGCGCGCAAAGACCGCCATGCGCCGATCGGTTCGGGCTGGATCGGTTTTGACACGATTAACCGGGTCGTTCATCATGAGCTGCTTGCAGGACGCCCGTTCATACTTGAAACGCCGTGGATCGGCAAAGACGCCAAGACCCAGCGGCCGATGTACGAAGCGGAAATTGCGCTGCTGCGCGGCAATGTGCAGGAACGGTTCGGCGGAGAGTTTTTGGCGCAGGTCGAGGAATTGCACGCTTTCTTTGCCAAGCAGGAGCTTGACCCAAGGAAGTATGTGCTGGACGTGTGGAATGTGCTCAAGAACGATGCCAAGGCCAAAAAGGCCGATCCGCGCGAGCCGCTGGAACGCCTGTATGATCAAGTAATCGCCGCGGGTCTGTTCTCAGACTTGAGCGAAGAAGCGGTTAATCACCGGCTGATCGCTTGGTTGGCGGGCAAAGAGCTGCTGGTTAACGCTTAA
- a CDS encoding TadE/TadG family type IV pilus assembly protein gives MKDRLKKGGRFNNEGSMVVEAAMVLPMFLLFVLFLIFIVQMTLYSTALQSTVSDTVKEVATHMYPAALAVQKAEQTSTASSEAGNAVNEINGQAPADKPSVWTIPRLSVSDWAEQYASELPPPLDDWIRGAARKGEGPLQELQAKGSEAVLDAAVKPLLKPYIASDMLDYRRIHVSNVTVPKLGAGSKPYFGLEVSYKLPMKVPFLNRSIVLEASAVERLWIGDTGEGGSGGQESGAEEGSAIAVLEKPNPARPNKQGVIRIKIEPNATANLTVFYKSGKSTAKYLGWKKADENGYIEWEWRIGGKTTPGSWPTFVIETEDGQSVEGKFYVADKPN, from the coding sequence ATGAAGGACCGGCTAAAAAAGGGAGGGAGGTTTAATAATGAAGGCAGCATGGTCGTGGAAGCGGCTATGGTGCTGCCGATGTTTTTGCTGTTTGTGCTGTTCCTCATTTTTATTGTGCAGATGACTCTGTATTCAACCGCTTTGCAAAGCACCGTGTCCGATACGGTAAAAGAAGTCGCCACGCATATGTACCCTGCCGCCTTGGCGGTGCAGAAGGCAGAGCAGACCTCGACAGCTTCTAGTGAAGCGGGGAACGCGGTAAATGAGATAAATGGTCAAGCGCCTGCGGACAAGCCGTCCGTTTGGACGATTCCGCGTCTGTCGGTTTCCGATTGGGCCGAACAATATGCCTCCGAGCTGCCTCCGCCGCTTGACGATTGGATCAGGGGCGCTGCCCGGAAGGGAGAAGGTCCTCTTCAGGAGCTTCAGGCCAAAGGCTCGGAAGCCGTTCTGGATGCGGCCGTCAAGCCGCTGCTTAAGCCGTACATCGCTTCGGATATGCTGGATTACAGGCGAATCCACGTATCGAATGTGACAGTTCCTAAGCTGGGAGCCGGATCAAAGCCTTATTTCGGCCTTGAGGTCAGCTATAAGCTACCGATGAAGGTGCCGTTTCTCAATCGCAGCATTGTGCTGGAGGCCTCTGCCGTCGAGCGGTTATGGATCGGAGATACAGGCGAAGGCGGAAGCGGGGGGCAGGAAAGCGGAGCGGAAGAAGGCAGCGCCATTGCCGTTTTGGAGAAGCCGAATCCTGCAAGGCCGAACAAACAAGGCGTCATCCGGATCAAAATAGAGCCGAATGCTACGGCGAATCTCACGGTTTTCTACAAATCCGGGAAAAGCACCGCCAAGTATTTGGGCTGGAAGAAAGCGGACGAGAACGGCTACATCGAGTGGGAATGGAGAATCGGCGGCAAGACGACGCCGGGCTCATGGCCGACTTTCGTTATAGAAACAGAGGACGGCCAATCGGTGGAAGGCAAATTTTATGTGGCGGATAAACCGAATTGA
- a CDS encoding DUF2621 family protein, with the protein MFIRSGLGWLSASPSSLFMNTIAFWTFLLLGCMCIGGYFMFRKFLKVLPKADGKSKLDWQNYWVERSRPLWSDESKAFLDQLVQPVPGPFRDIAKHSIAAEIGRIAIESSATEVTRDHCIRGYISATPRRDSRFLIQFLEKNHIDYSPYRHLMK; encoded by the coding sequence ATGTTTATTAGATCAGGGCTTGGCTGGTTATCCGCGTCACCGAGCAGCTTATTTATGAACACGATCGCTTTCTGGACATTTCTGCTGCTCGGCTGCATGTGCATCGGCGGCTATTTTATGTTCCGCAAGTTCCTCAAAGTGCTGCCCAAGGCGGACGGAAAATCCAAGCTGGACTGGCAAAACTACTGGGTGGAACGCAGCCGTCCGCTCTGGAGCGACGAATCCAAAGCCTTTCTCGACCAGCTGGTGCAGCCCGTACCGGGGCCGTTCCGCGATATCGCCAAGCACTCCATTGCCGCCGAAATCGGCAGGATCGCCATCGAAAGCAGCGCAACCGAGGTTACGCGCGATCACTGCATCAGAGGCTACATTTCCGCCACTCCAAGGCGCGACAGCCGCTTCCTGATTCAATTCCTGGAAAAGAATCATATCGACTACTCCCCATACCGCCATTTAATGAAGTAA
- a CDS encoding tyrosine-type recombinase/integrase: MQGHFYKPHCKCPGKKKKKCSCGAKWAFIIDVGINPMTGKRKQKKKGGFDTKGDAEAAAAIMLAELQQGTFVEEPNTLFKDFADSWYKYYESTGTVKPGTVRMRKFTIKNLLPYLQYLKMKDINLATYQNALNELHAKGLSHSTLVGIQNTGKMIFKWAMEKSVIKSDPTLYSYIPRTRETVEQLEQKNEEINYLEKEELALFLEASKTKGLERDYVIFMMLAYTGMRVGELCALKWKDIDFEQHRISITKTIYSHNKSVKEYELLTPKTKSSTRIIEIDEDLIKVLEDHRARQNEVRMRHRNVYHDKDFVIAKMKSNYGYPEYIGTIEYRTKRLIKLTNLNPNITPHKFRHTHVSLLAELDIGLQEIMDRLGHEDDTITKNVYWHVTKPKKKEASTKFADMLRSL, from the coding sequence ATGCAGGGTCATTTTTACAAGCCTCATTGCAAGTGTCCAGGTAAGAAGAAAAAGAAATGTAGTTGTGGTGCAAAGTGGGCTTTCATCATTGATGTTGGCATCAATCCTATGACCGGCAAGCGCAAGCAAAAGAAAAAAGGTGGATTCGATACAAAGGGTGACGCTGAAGCAGCTGCTGCAATAATGCTGGCCGAGTTGCAGCAGGGAACATTCGTAGAGGAGCCTAACACCTTATTCAAGGATTTCGCTGATAGCTGGTACAAATACTACGAATCCACCGGAACAGTTAAGCCCGGAACGGTTAGGATGCGTAAATTTACAATAAAGAACTTGCTGCCTTACCTGCAATATTTGAAGATGAAAGACATAAACTTGGCCACTTATCAAAATGCACTAAACGAACTTCATGCAAAAGGCCTGTCCCATAGCACATTGGTAGGGATACAGAATACCGGAAAAATGATCTTTAAATGGGCAATGGAGAAATCTGTGATTAAGTCTGATCCTACATTATATTCATATATCCCGAGGACAAGAGAAACGGTTGAGCAACTGGAGCAAAAGAATGAAGAGATAAACTACCTAGAAAAAGAGGAATTGGCCCTGTTCTTAGAAGCATCTAAGACCAAAGGTCTGGAGAGAGATTATGTTATTTTCATGATGCTGGCTTACACCGGAATGAGAGTCGGGGAGCTTTGTGCATTAAAGTGGAAGGACATTGATTTCGAACAACATCGGATAAGCATTACAAAGACGATCTACAGTCATAATAAAAGTGTCAAGGAATATGAATTGCTCACGCCTAAAACAAAAAGTTCAACCCGTATCATAGAGATTGATGAGGATCTTATCAAAGTGCTGGAAGATCATCGTGCGCGGCAGAACGAAGTTCGAATGAGGCATCGTAATGTTTATCACGATAAAGACTTTGTCATTGCTAAAATGAAATCTAATTACGGTTACCCTGAATATATAGGTACAATTGAATACAGAACGAAACGGTTAATAAAATTAACAAACTTAAATCCGAACATAACGCCCCACAAATTCAGACACACTCATGTTTCCTTACTTGCTGAACTTGATATTGGGCTACAAGAGATCATGGATAGACTCGGACATGAGGACGATACAATTACAAAAAATGTATATTGGCACGTGACAAAACCAAAGAAAAAAGAGGCCTCTACAAAGTTTGCAGATATGCTCAGAAGCCTCTAA
- a CDS encoding DUF6382 domain-containing protein, which yields MFGLTRDFVQQDGIRMVLGGREGMPVSRLNPVQCRMLSSLTIPHHLRLFLKEVDLSVTLEYAVSGKKLLSHLLKGVRMTLDEFYGLLLQIAQGMEDGRLHMLHPGQYALHEDYIFIEGPLQRGKVYLTYVPLESVEPAQSLGESLKRLIMALMPSVGELKGDGVQRLLHYCGEDEFTVRGWKQLISELLTDGGDRQTAAHEETTAVAKPLMGTGGYPMERSLHETFPDKAVHKFADNGQKTPTQRVGPNVNNGFFGRSGSPADSPEASRDKASPLAEWMSGSSFFQGRREEDKREGDRERGCQEEDHMEPEAVSGTLQSRKDGHSPKKTYILLSCVLLDALLWKYLYLDHPGRLALILCGIATLLLIALNGLIWAGKLGADPVEEQEAEEEQDERGPEFGMSRGFGTLQPSIGRKREKLEGFQRFNPAPIDPNKRVMAEIHEFEWDGAEVEAAEDYPNAAVSDPATMLLSREQTPASEQMKLREGSVPYLERREEGSEKPEKIELNRTSFIIGRSPEVAQYTETSEGASRVHAEIFRSGGGYVLKDLDSRNGTRFQGEAMVPYKEYPLTDGDVFTIIKGNYTFYQR from the coding sequence TTGTTTGGATTAACCAGGGATTTTGTGCAGCAGGACGGTATCCGTATGGTGCTTGGAGGGCGGGAGGGAATGCCGGTATCCAGGCTCAATCCGGTTCAGTGCCGCATGCTGTCCTCCTTGACTATTCCGCACCATCTTCGGCTGTTTCTTAAAGAGGTGGATTTGAGCGTTACACTGGAGTATGCGGTATCGGGAAAAAAGCTGCTCTCGCATCTGCTCAAGGGAGTCAGGATGACCTTGGACGAATTTTACGGGCTGCTGCTGCAGATCGCCCAAGGGATGGAGGACGGCCGGCTGCATATGCTGCACCCCGGGCAGTATGCGCTTCATGAGGATTATATTTTTATTGAAGGCCCGCTGCAAAGGGGGAAGGTGTACTTGACGTACGTTCCTCTTGAGAGCGTCGAACCGGCGCAGTCATTGGGAGAGAGCCTCAAGAGACTGATTATGGCGCTGATGCCAAGTGTAGGGGAGCTGAAAGGAGACGGCGTCCAGCGGCTGCTGCACTACTGCGGCGAAGATGAGTTTACGGTCAGAGGGTGGAAGCAGCTCATTTCGGAGCTGTTAACAGACGGCGGGGATCGGCAAACGGCAGCGCATGAGGAGACGACGGCGGTCGCTAAACCATTGATGGGAACCGGGGGTTACCCGATGGAGCGATCCTTGCATGAAACATTCCCGGATAAAGCGGTTCATAAATTTGCTGACAATGGTCAAAAAACGCCCACGCAGCGTGTTGGCCCGAATGTGAACAATGGCTTTTTCGGCAGATCGGGTTCCCCGGCGGACTCCCCCGAAGCTTCACGGGATAAGGCTTCGCCGCTGGCCGAATGGATGAGCGGGAGTTCTTTTTTTCAGGGGAGGCGGGAAGAAGACAAGCGGGAAGGAGATAGGGAGAGAGGCTGTCAGGAAGAGGACCATATGGAGCCCGAGGCGGTTTCTGGCACCCTTCAATCGCGCAAGGATGGGCACTCCCCAAAAAAGACCTATATTTTACTGAGCTGCGTTCTGCTGGACGCCTTGCTGTGGAAATACCTGTATCTCGATCATCCCGGTAGGTTGGCGCTGATTCTTTGCGGAATCGCCACGCTGCTGCTGATTGCATTAAACGGGCTAATATGGGCGGGGAAATTAGGCGCTGACCCTGTGGAAGAACAAGAGGCGGAAGAAGAACAGGATGAACGGGGGCCGGAATTTGGAATGTCCCGTGGGTTCGGAACGTTGCAACCGTCCATTGGACGGAAGAGAGAGAAGCTTGAGGGATTTCAGCGGTTTAATCCTGCGCCGATTGACCCGAATAAGCGGGTTATGGCCGAAATTCACGAATTCGAATGGGATGGAGCGGAGGTTGAAGCAGCTGAAGACTACCCGAATGCCGCGGTTTCTGACCCGGCGACTATGCTGCTGTCTAGAGAGCAAACTCCCGCCTCGGAACAAATGAAGCTCCGCGAAGGATCGGTGCCCTATCTTGAAAGAAGGGAAGAAGGAAGCGAAAAACCGGAGAAAATCGAACTGAATCGTACGAGCTTTATTATCGGCCGTTCGCCGGAGGTGGCGCAGTACACGGAAACGTCGGAGGGTGCTTCAAGAGTGCATGCCGAAATATTCCGAAGCGGCGGCGGCTATGTGCTAAAAGATCTGGATTCGCGCAACGGCACGCGGTTTCAAGGGGAGGCGATGGTTCCGTACAAGGAATATCCCTTGACCGACGGAGACGTCTTCACGATTATAAAAGGAAATTATACCTTTTATCAGCGTTAA